A single region of the Lotus japonicus ecotype B-129 chromosome 4, LjGifu_v1.2 genome encodes:
- the LOC130715519 gene encoding protein GRAVITROPIC IN THE LIGHT 1, with amino-acid sequence METMKPKSATINRSKKLAKKFQKVISLKSASKIASNNGICMLNSHHKVKEDHFTDGKHEENRARNRAVMEALIARLFAGVTTIKASYAELQMAQHPYNNDSIQASDKAVVDELRAISELKRKFLKKELDLSPQVTIMLAEIQEQQSIMKTYEITIKRLQSEVDVRDSNISSLKKTLEERIAFNRSLEKKLNASGALSIFETLKLSALNPTHFVHFLHHALRSIRGFVKVMIAEMESAHWDLEAAVKFIHPNAVFSKPSHRSYAFESFVCITMFEGFNYPNFSVPDNPLQKNQNTQNLCFEKFKKLKSLNPKQYLAHNPNSSFARFLKSKYLQVVHAKMECSLFGNLNQRKLVNSGGYPDSAFFTAFAEMAKRVWTLHWLAMSFQEDVTIFQVKNNSRFSEVYMESVTEEPVSSSGESSDPSSGELRVVFTVVPGFKIGKTVLQSQVYLSLVDSPGSR; translated from the coding sequence ATGGAAACCATGAAACCCAAATCAGCAACCATCAACAGGAGCAAGAAACTGGCCAAGAAATTCCAGAAGGTGATTAGTCTCAAAAGTGCTTCCAAAATTGCTTCAAACAATGGCATTTGCATGCTCAACTCACATCACAAGGTAAAGGAAGATCATTTCACTGATGGCAAGCATGAAGAAAACAGAGCAAGAAACAGAGCAGTTATGGAGGCTCTCATTGCAAGGCTCTTTGCAGGTGTCACCACCATCAAAGCATCATATGCAGAGCTTCAAATGGCTCAGCATCCTTACAACAATGACTCCATTCAAGCTTCAGATAAAGCAGTGGTGGATGAACTCAGAGCTATCTCAGAATTGAAGAGAAAGTTTCTGAAAAAAGAGCTTGATCTTTCACCTCAAGTCACCATAATGCTAGCAGAGATTCAAGAACAACAGAGTATCATGAAAACCTATGAAATCACCATCAAGAGGCTTCAATCCGAGGTTGATGTCAGGGATTCCAACATCTCATCTCTCAAGAAAACACTTGAAGAACGCATTGCCTTCAACAGATCGCTTGAGAAGAAGCTGAACGCAAGTGGAGCTTTGTCAATCTTCGAAACTCTCAAACTTTCTGCGTTGAATCCTACCCATTTTGTGCATTTTCTTCACCATGCTTTGAGATCGATCAGGGGTTTCGTTAAGGTGATGATTGCAGAAATGGAATCAGCTCATTGGGATCTTGAAGCTGCAGTGAAGTTCATCCATCCAAACGCAGTTTTCAGCAAACCAAGCCATAGAAGCTATGCATTTGAATCGTTTGTTTGCATAACAATGTTTGAAGGTTTCAACTATCCAAACTTCTCTGTTCCTGATAACCCTCTTCAGAAAAACCAAAACACTCAGAATCTCTGCTTTGAGAAATTCAAAAAGCTCAAATCATTGAATCCTAAACAGTACTTAGCCCACAATCCAAACTCATCTTTTGCTAGATTCTTGAAATCTAAGTATCTTCAAGTGGTTCATGCCAAAATGGAGTGTTCCTTGTTTGGAAACTTGAACCAGAGGAAGCTAGTGAACTCTGGAGGGTACCCAGATTCTGCTTTCTTTACAGCGTTTGCAGAAATGGCTAAAAGAGTGTGGACACTGCATTGGTTGGCAATGTCTTTTCAGGAAGATGTCACCATTTTTCAGGTGAAGAACAACTCTAGATTCTCTGAGGTGTACATGGAAAGTGTCACAGAAGAACCAGTTTCATCTTCAGGGGAATCCTCTGATCCCAGCTCCGGCGAGCTTAGGGTGGTTTTCACGGTGGTGCCAGGTTTCAAAATTGGCAAAACAGTGTTGCAGAGTCAAGTTTACCTGTCTTTGGTGGATTCTCCGGGGAGTCGCTGA
- the LOC130715342 gene encoding glutathione transferase GST 23-like, translating into MGSQEVQLLNFLLSPVGRRVEWALKLKGVDFEYVEEDIFNKSNLLLEMNPVHKKVPVLVHGHKPIAESLIILEYIDEIWKQYPLLPLHPYERAHARFWANLADEKLALGSWVALMRSSGDEQEKRVKEVREVMEKLEEEILGKKFFGGDNIGYLDLVLGWIPCWLPVWEEVGSMQVLDTNKCPAISAWETNFLSHPVIKDCLPPRDKLVAYAHRRREQYFSI; encoded by the exons ATGGGAAGCCAAGAGGTGCAGCTGCTGAACTTTTTGTTGAGTCCAGTTGGTAGAAGAGTTGAATGGGCTCTAAAACTGAAGGGTGTTGATTTTGAGTATGTAGAAGAAGATATCTTCAACAAGAGCAATCTCCTTCTGGAAATGAACCCAGTTCACAAGAAGGTTCCGGTTCTTGTTCATGGCCACAAACCAATCGCTGAGTCACTCATCATCCTTGAATACATTGATGAAATATGGAAGCAATATCCACTGTTACCTCTGCATCCTTATGAAAGAGCACATGCTCGCTTTTGGGCCAATTTAGCTGATGAGAAG CTAGCGCTGGGATCGTGGGTTGCATTAATGCGTAGCAGCGGCGATGAACAGGAAAAGAGGGTGAAGGAAGTGAGAGAAGTAATGGAGAAGTTGGAAGAAGAGATTCTGGGGAAGAAGTTCTTTGGAGGGGACAACATTGGGTACCTTGACCTTGTACTTGGTTGGATCCCTTGCTGGCTTCCTGTTTGGGAGGAAGTTGGGTCTATGCAAGTACTTGACACAAACAAATGTCCAGCTATCTCTGCTTGGGAGACCAATTTTCTTAGCCACCCTGTTATCAAGGACTGCTTACCTCCAAGGGACAAGCTGGTTGCTTATGCCCACCGTCGTAGGGAGCAATATTTTTCTATATaa